One Paraburkholderia aromaticivorans genomic region harbors:
- a CDS encoding restriction endonuclease subunit S produces the protein MSGLPRGWIESTLGALVEYVTSGSRDWSKYYSTQGALFVRTQDINQNKLCELGQIARVSLPQKVEGKRSLIRQHDLLVTITGANVGKCAHVTHPIPEAYVSQSVALVRLRDELLASFIHKQLLAPVEGTVQTALENSAYGMGRPVLNLENIREVPIKLAPQSEQKRIADKLDTVLARLGACRQRLDCVPAILRRFRQSVLAAASSGRLTEEWRDSHVSSSVPWTGYPSKPLAELLDEPLRNGKSVRDGSGMPVLRLTAIKDGRIDTDATKYGDWSGIDIDRFLIKPADFLVSRGNGSRTLVGRGGLVDLCPTSIAFPDTMIRVRANQGLMLSHFMRLLWDTPAVRNQIEAAARTTAGIWKISQQDLDKLELPVPEIPEQAEIVRRVERLFAFADRVEARLATARNAAEQLTPALLAKAFRGELVPQDPHDEPAAELLKRLAEQRSGSGAAVKNSRVKRGSHAMLSDKESPVAEPS, from the coding sequence ATGAGCGGGCTACCTCGTGGCTGGATTGAGTCGACGCTAGGTGCGTTGGTCGAGTACGTAACAAGCGGGTCGCGCGACTGGTCGAAATACTACTCAACTCAAGGCGCTCTGTTTGTCCGAACCCAAGACATAAACCAGAACAAGCTCTGCGAATTGGGCCAGATAGCGCGAGTTAGCCTGCCCCAAAAAGTCGAGGGAAAGCGCTCGTTGATCAGGCAGCATGACCTACTAGTGACCATTACCGGCGCAAACGTCGGGAAGTGCGCTCATGTGACGCACCCAATACCTGAGGCATACGTGAGCCAGTCTGTTGCCCTGGTTCGACTTCGGGACGAATTGCTCGCATCGTTCATTCATAAGCAGCTTCTCGCGCCGGTTGAGGGAACAGTTCAAACGGCCTTGGAGAACAGTGCTTACGGAATGGGTCGTCCGGTGTTGAACCTAGAAAACATCCGCGAAGTTCCGATAAAGCTGGCCCCGCAGTCAGAGCAAAAGCGCATCGCCGACAAGCTCGACACCGTGTTGGCGCGCCTAGGTGCATGTCGTCAACGGCTCGATTGCGTGCCAGCGATTCTAAGACGCTTCCGCCAGTCGGTGCTTGCCGCTGCTTCCTCTGGACGGTTGACAGAAGAATGGCGGGATTCCCACGTTTCCAGCAGCGTCCCGTGGACTGGGTACCCGTCAAAGCCGCTAGCTGAATTGCTGGACGAACCTTTGCGCAACGGCAAGTCCGTTAGGGATGGATCAGGTATGCCGGTCCTCCGCCTTACGGCTATTAAGGATGGTCGAATCGATACCGATGCGACCAAGTATGGCGATTGGTCGGGTATCGATATCGATCGCTTCCTCATCAAACCCGCTGACTTCCTGGTCTCGCGGGGTAATGGGTCGCGTACTCTAGTGGGACGAGGCGGCCTAGTAGACCTATGCCCGACAAGCATCGCCTTTCCTGACACGATGATTCGAGTCCGCGCTAATCAAGGACTAATGTTGTCGCACTTCATGCGCCTGCTGTGGGACACACCTGCTGTGCGCAATCAGATCGAAGCTGCGGCAAGGACGACTGCAGGCATCTGGAAGATTTCGCAACAAGATCTAGATAAGCTCGAACTGCCTGTGCCGGAGATACCTGAACAAGCCGAAATCGTCCGTCGCGTCGAAAGGCTCTTTGCTTTCGCCGACCGTGTCGAAGCACGTCTCGCCACCGCCCGCAATGCCGCCGAACAACTTACGCCTGCACTGCTCGCAAAGGCCTTCCGTGGCGAGCTGGTACCACAGGACCCGCACGATGAGCCAGCGGCAGAATTGCTGAAGCGATTGGCCGAGCAGCGTTCAGGTTCTGGCGCAGCCGTAAAGAATTCGCGCGTGAAGAGAGGCAGTCATGCGATGTTAAGCGATAAGGAAAGTCCGGTCGCTGAGCCGAGCTAG
- a CDS encoding methyl-accepting chemotaxis protein, which translates to MTLKHLTIKAKLIAGFGMLSLIVVAVSGLSLQALSDSTDSFSSFVHGINARADMAVQVRTAVDRRAIAARNLVLVTKPQDLELEKADVLRAHEDVQTDLKKLNDMIATATDTSEKARSLVAEINRVEASYGPVATDIVNLALTNKRDEAIVKMDDQCRPLLAALIRATNAYADYTHARQEQMINDYAAHYENQRNLLIAISLVAVALAIGACVLITRAVTGPLRQAIDVARTVSEGDLRTRIVVDGSDETSKLLGALREMNERLTTIVGRVRDSSTSIAGAAREIAAGNMDLSQRTEQQAASLQETASSMEELTSTVKQNADNAQQGSMLAANASSVAQKGSEVVGQVVNTMHDISDSSTKIADITGIIEGIAFQTNILALNAAVEAARAGEQGRGFAVVASEVRSLAQRSSSAAKEIKDLIATSVGKIRDGSALAGEAGKTMAEVTQAVARVTDIMSEIAAASSEQSRGIEQVNLAITQMDNVTQQNAALVEEAAAASRSMEDQGQQLNEAVAFFQILNGGGAGGFVLAAPLRKEAVRQERVVAPVRRVVRATVVPVVAPGAALATAAGAAAAAVGADDGWDKF; encoded by the coding sequence GTGACATTGAAGCACCTCACCATTAAAGCAAAACTCATTGCCGGTTTCGGCATGCTGTCTCTTATCGTCGTCGCCGTTTCCGGGCTTTCCCTGCAAGCGCTCAGCGACTCAACCGATAGCTTTTCCAGCTTCGTGCACGGCATCAACGCACGCGCGGACATGGCGGTGCAGGTGCGAACCGCGGTCGACCGCCGGGCTATCGCCGCGCGTAACCTCGTGCTCGTGACCAAACCGCAGGACCTCGAATTAGAGAAAGCCGATGTGCTGCGCGCGCACGAAGACGTGCAAACCGATCTGAAGAAGCTCAACGACATGATCGCGACCGCAACCGACACGTCGGAGAAAGCGCGCAGTCTCGTCGCCGAGATCAATCGGGTGGAGGCTTCGTATGGACCGGTCGCCACCGACATCGTCAATCTCGCGCTGACCAACAAGCGCGACGAGGCGATCGTCAAGATGGACGATCAATGCAGGCCGTTGCTCGCCGCGCTGATTCGCGCGACCAACGCGTATGCCGACTACACGCATGCGCGCCAGGAACAGATGATCAACGACTACGCGGCGCACTACGAGAACCAGCGCAATCTGCTGATCGCGATCAGCCTGGTCGCGGTGGCGCTCGCGATCGGCGCATGCGTGCTGATCACGCGCGCGGTGACCGGACCGCTGCGCCAGGCGATCGACGTCGCGCGCACCGTGTCGGAAGGCGATCTGCGCACGCGCATCGTGGTCGACGGCAGCGACGAAACCAGCAAGCTGCTCGGCGCCCTGCGCGAGATGAACGAACGGCTGACGACGATCGTCGGACGCGTGCGCGACAGCAGCACGAGCATCGCCGGCGCGGCGCGCGAGATCGCCGCGGGCAATATGGATCTGAGCCAGCGCACCGAACAGCAGGCAGCCTCGTTGCAGGAAACGGCGTCGAGCATGGAGGAACTCACTTCGACGGTGAAGCAGAACGCCGACAACGCGCAGCAGGGCAGCATGCTGGCCGCGAATGCTTCGTCGGTCGCGCAGAAAGGCAGCGAGGTGGTCGGCCAGGTGGTGAACACGATGCACGACATCAGCGATAGCTCGACCAAGATCGCGGACATCACGGGCATCATCGAAGGCATTGCGTTCCAGACGAACATTCTGGCGCTCAACGCGGCCGTCGAAGCCGCGCGCGCCGGCGAGCAGGGCCGCGGTTTCGCGGTGGTGGCGAGCGAAGTCAGAAGCCTGGCGCAGCGTTCATCGAGCGCGGCCAAGGAGATCAAGGATCTGATCGCCACCTCGGTGGGGAAGATCCGCGACGGGTCGGCACTTGCAGGTGAGGCGGGCAAGACGATGGCCGAAGTCACTCAGGCGGTGGCGCGGGTGACGGACATCATGTCGGAGATCGCGGCGGCTTCGAGTGAACAAAGCCGCGGCATCGAGCAGGTCAATCTTGCGATCACGCAGATGGACAATGTCACGCAACAGAATGCCGCTTTGGTGGAAGAAGCGGCGGCGGCATCGCGGTCGATGGAGGATCAGGGGCAGCAGTTGAATGAGGCTGTGGCGTTCTTTCAGATTTTGAATGGTGGTGGGGCGGGGGGGTTTGTTTTGGCGGCGCCTTTGCGGAAGGAAGCGGTGCGGCAGGAGCGGGTTGTCGCGCCTGTGCGGCGGGTTGTGCGGGCGACGGTTGTGCCGGTTGTCGCGCCGGGTGCCGCGTTGGCGACGGCTGCGGGCGCGGCTGCGGCTGCGGTCGGTGCGGATGATGGGTGGGATAAGTTTTGA
- a CDS encoding NAD(P)H-binding protein, protein MKVLIFGATGMVGQGVLRECLRAPDVETVQTVGRTRSDQLDPRLIEVIQPDLMDLRAVEASLTGFDACFFCLGVSSVGMQEAEYSRLTYDLTLAAAQTLVRLNPQMTFVYVSGASTDSTEQGRSMWARVKGRTENALQRLPFKGVYLFRPGVIQPLNGARSKTRSYQLFYTLARPFLSTLRALFPNQILSTEDIGLAMLAVARHGADKAVLETADIRALSRSVSRPALDLHTG, encoded by the coding sequence ATGAAGGTTCTCATTTTTGGCGCGACCGGCATGGTCGGGCAAGGTGTGTTGCGCGAGTGCCTGCGCGCGCCCGACGTCGAAACGGTGCAAACGGTCGGCCGCACTCGCAGCGACCAACTCGACCCGCGGCTCATCGAAGTGATTCAGCCGGACCTGATGGATTTGCGCGCGGTGGAAGCGTCGCTCACGGGTTTCGACGCGTGCTTCTTCTGCCTGGGCGTGTCGTCGGTGGGGATGCAGGAGGCGGAGTATTCGCGCCTCACGTACGACCTCACGTTGGCGGCGGCGCAGACGCTCGTCCGTCTCAATCCGCAGATGACCTTCGTCTACGTGTCCGGCGCGAGCACCGACAGCACGGAGCAAGGCCGCAGCATGTGGGCGCGCGTCAAGGGCCGGACCGAGAATGCGTTGCAGCGGCTGCCGTTCAAGGGCGTCTACCTGTTCCGGCCGGGCGTGATTCAACCGCTGAACGGTGCGCGCTCCAAAACCCGCTCGTACCAATTGTTCTACACGCTGGCCCGGCCTTTCCTGTCGACGCTGCGTGCGCTCTTCCCGAACCAGATTCTGAGCACCGAAGACATCGGTCTCGCCATGCTGGCGGTCGCCCGCCACGGCGCTGACAAAGCGGTCCTCGAGACCGCCGACATCCGCGCGTTGAGCCGGTCCGTATCACGGCCCGCGCTAGATCTGCACACCGGCTGA
- a CDS encoding SDR family NAD(P)-dependent oxidoreductase has protein sequence MAKVWLVTGSARGLGREIVEAALQAGEQVVATARDPRQLADLSARHGERVRAVALDVTDPQAARQAVQAAVDAFGRLDVVVNNAGFGHLVPFEQSSEEDFRAQIDTNFYGVVNVTRAALPVLRQQRAGHIVQISSVGGRVGIAGLSAYQAAKWAVGGFTEVIRQELAPFGVHVTALEPGGMKTEWGNEAAGATPELWPDYVPSVGAVVDMLSQYIGHEASDPAKVAQVVLKLAYHDTLPAHLLLGTDALHYCGEGEKARAADAQAWRAVSESTDFSAPSPLPSFPNASTQA, from the coding sequence ATGGCTAAGGTCTGGTTGGTTACCGGCAGCGCCCGTGGACTTGGGCGCGAAATTGTCGAAGCAGCGTTGCAGGCAGGCGAGCAGGTGGTCGCGACGGCGCGCGACCCCCGTCAGTTGGCGGATCTGTCGGCGCGTCATGGCGAGCGGGTCCGCGCGGTCGCGCTCGACGTCACCGATCCACAGGCGGCGCGCCAAGCCGTGCAAGCCGCCGTCGACGCGTTCGGCCGGCTGGACGTGGTGGTCAACAATGCGGGCTTCGGGCATCTGGTGCCGTTCGAGCAAAGCTCCGAGGAGGATTTCCGGGCGCAGATCGACACCAACTTCTACGGCGTCGTCAACGTGACGCGCGCGGCGTTGCCGGTGCTGCGACAGCAGCGCGCCGGCCACATCGTCCAGATTTCCTCGGTGGGCGGGCGCGTGGGGATTGCCGGCTTGAGCGCCTATCAGGCTGCCAAGTGGGCCGTGGGCGGCTTCACCGAGGTGATCCGCCAGGAGCTCGCGCCGTTCGGCGTCCACGTCACCGCGCTCGAACCGGGCGGCATGAAAACGGAGTGGGGCAATGAGGCGGCCGGCGCGACGCCGGAATTGTGGCCAGATTACGTGCCGTCGGTGGGCGCCGTAGTGGATATGCTGTCGCAGTACATCGGCCATGAAGCCAGCGATCCGGCCAAGGTCGCGCAAGTGGTGCTCAAGCTCGCCTATCACGATACTTTGCCGGCGCATCTTTTGCTGGGCACCGACGCATTGCACTACTGTGGAGAGGGCGAGAAGGCGCGCGCGGCTGACGCACAGGCGTGGCGTGCCGTCAGCGAGTCGACGGACTTCTCCGCGCCGTCGCCGCTGCCGTCGTTTCCGAACGCATCGACTCAGGCTTGA
- a CDS encoding TetR/AcrR family transcriptional regulator, which produces MARPKSEDKRNAILAAAAEVIAEQGLGAPTSRIAKVAGVAEGTLFTYFDSKDDLLNVLYLDIKAELREVMVAGYPKHATVRERAQYVWNKFVDWGVAHPNKRRAMAQLAVSERLTDHTRATGMQSFADINDMIQASVASGALRDHPPAFLSAIMGALAETTMDFIAREPAEAERYRKAGFDAFWNAIARH; this is translated from the coding sequence ATGGCCCGTCCCAAGAGCGAAGACAAACGTAACGCCATCCTTGCTGCCGCTGCCGAGGTCATCGCCGAGCAGGGACTGGGTGCGCCCACCTCGCGCATCGCCAAAGTGGCGGGCGTGGCGGAAGGCACGCTGTTCACGTACTTCGACAGCAAAGACGACTTGCTGAACGTCCTGTACCTCGACATCAAGGCCGAACTGCGCGAAGTGATGGTGGCCGGTTATCCGAAGCACGCCACCGTGCGCGAGCGGGCGCAGTACGTGTGGAACAAATTTGTCGACTGGGGCGTCGCGCACCCGAACAAGCGTCGCGCCATGGCGCAACTGGCCGTGTCGGAGCGATTGACCGACCACACGCGGGCGACGGGCATGCAGTCGTTCGCGGACATCAACGACATGATTCAGGCAAGCGTGGCGAGCGGCGCATTGCGGGATCATCCGCCGGCTTTTCTGTCGGCGATCATGGGCGCTTTGGCGGAAACGACCATGGACTTCATCGCTCGGGAACCGGCTGAGGCCGAGCGTTATCGCAAGGCGGGCTTCGACGCGTTCTGGAACGCGATCGCTCGCCACTAA
- a CDS encoding SDR family NAD(P)-dependent oxidoreductase — MANWTTADIPPQTGRLTVITGVTGGLGFETALAPANAGADVVLIGRNEQKAQAALVAIRAASSS, encoded by the coding sequence ATGGCGAACTGGACCACTGCGGACATTCCGCCTCAGACCGGCCGTCTCACGGTGATCACGGGCGTGACCGGCGGGCTGGGTTTCGAGACGGCGCTCGCGCCGGCCAACGCGGGCGCGGACGTCGTGCTCATCGGACGCAACGAGCAGAAAGCGCAAGCCGCACTCGTCGCGATCCGCGCGGCCTCTTCGAGTTGA
- a CDS encoding type I restriction-modification system subunit M gives MSNNDIVQKLWNLCDVLRDDGINYSDYVAELVLLLFIKMEYENAQSGVLSKHKLPEGARWTDLTEKSGLNLLNHYRATLLSLSQSTDPLIAAIYADAQTSLKEPRHLEQLVKSLDGIDWFSAKRDGLGDLYEGLLQKNASETKSGAGQYFTPRPLIDSIIHLTKPQHGETIQDPAAGTAGFLIAADAYIKSHTDNLYNLNARQQTFQRNKAFLGMELVSSTRRLALMNCMLHGMEGDDEGVVHIGNTLGNAGASLPKADIILSNPPFGTAKGGGGPTRDDLTYATGNKQLAFLQHIVRHLKDGGRAAIVLPDNVLFEAGVGADIRRDLMNKCNLHTILRLPTGIFYAQGVKTNVLFFTKVGQAATESTKEVWVYDLRANAPRFGKRTPLTREYFAEFEGAYGEAADGTSTRVDQGDSGRFRSFSREWIKAREDSLDIAWLRDESADEAGELPDPGVLAQEAMAELGGAIAELEAILSELGEEASR, from the coding sequence ATGAGCAATAACGATATCGTCCAGAAACTGTGGAACCTATGCGACGTTCTACGCGACGATGGCATTAATTATTCAGACTACGTTGCTGAGCTGGTGCTCCTCCTGTTCATCAAGATGGAATATGAGAACGCCCAGAGTGGTGTGCTCAGCAAGCATAAGTTGCCTGAGGGTGCACGTTGGACCGATCTGACCGAAAAGAGCGGCTTGAACCTCTTGAACCACTATCGGGCCACTTTGCTTTCCCTCAGCCAGAGCACCGATCCGTTGATTGCGGCGATCTATGCTGACGCGCAGACAAGCCTGAAGGAGCCTCGCCATCTTGAGCAACTTGTGAAGAGTCTCGATGGTATCGATTGGTTCTCGGCGAAGCGGGACGGACTGGGTGACCTATACGAAGGCTTGTTGCAGAAGAACGCCAGCGAGACGAAGTCGGGCGCCGGGCAATACTTTACGCCGCGCCCCTTGATCGACAGCATCATTCACCTCACCAAGCCGCAGCATGGCGAGACGATTCAGGACCCGGCGGCCGGTACCGCAGGCTTCCTGATAGCAGCAGACGCCTACATCAAATCGCACACCGATAACCTGTACAACCTCAACGCCAGGCAGCAGACGTTCCAGCGTAACAAGGCGTTTCTCGGTATGGAGTTAGTGTCCAGCACGAGACGGCTCGCGTTGATGAACTGCATGCTGCATGGCATGGAAGGCGACGATGAGGGCGTAGTGCACATTGGCAATACGCTAGGTAATGCCGGTGCATCCTTGCCCAAGGCTGACATCATTCTCAGCAATCCGCCGTTCGGTACGGCGAAGGGTGGCGGCGGTCCGACGCGCGACGATCTGACCTATGCAACAGGCAACAAGCAACTGGCATTCTTGCAACACATTGTTCGCCACCTAAAAGACGGTGGTCGTGCCGCTATTGTGTTGCCTGATAACGTTCTGTTCGAAGCGGGCGTTGGTGCGGACATTCGTCGTGATTTGATGAATAAATGCAACTTGCACACAATTCTTCGTCTGCCGACCGGCATCTTCTACGCGCAGGGTGTCAAAACCAACGTACTGTTCTTCACGAAGGTAGGCCAAGCGGCAACGGAGAGCACCAAGGAGGTGTGGGTATACGATCTCCGGGCGAATGCGCCGAGATTTGGCAAGCGTACACCGCTGACCCGCGAGTACTTCGCTGAATTCGAGGGGGCATATGGCGAAGCCGCAGACGGAACCAGCACGCGAGTCGATCAGGGCGACAGTGGCCGTTTCCGCTCGTTCAGTCGTGAATGGATTAAGGCGCGTGAGGACAGCCTCGATATAGCTTGGCTCAGGGACGAAAGCGCAGATGAGGCTGGGGAGTTGCCCGACCCAGGTGTGTTAGCTCAGGAAGCGATGGCCGAGCTGGGCGGTGCGATTGCAGAACTGGAGGCGATATTGAGCGAGCTGGGTGAGGAGGCGTCGAGATGA
- the hsdR gene encoding type I restriction-modification system endonuclease: protein MSQTGNFSFLAEHSPLLAQLGAAAEQTFASDPNTTLIKLRQFGEAMAQDLAARFGVEFDQTTKQSDLLFQLDREAGLDKTIRGLFHTLRVEGNKATHEFRTQHKEAMDGLKVARALAIWFETSFGKQGSAFKPGAFVPPEDPSKHLRDLQIDIDQLKAQLKSASQSLESSQHLADLVAQEKETYETLALQMDVEAKTYKELASEQEAALRKAQQAFDAQLKALQDQLDAKQVTQARISTQKATLQLVLSEDLTRILIDKQLMEAGWDTDSVELKYSKGVRPEPGKNKAIAEWPTHEGPADYMLFAGMMPIAIVEAKRQSKVVADTIQQAERYSRGLKLTPELVAPWQVAGQAGPWPDGQKGSFKVPFVYSCNSRPYIKQLAEQSGTWFRDVRAPSNLSSPLAGFHQPDGLIDRLKRSKEDAEAKLALEGFDYLRLRDYQVKAIQAVEEALSDGQPAALVAMATGTGKTRTIIGLMYRLLKAERFRRILFLVDRTALGQQATDTFDEALLEQNQPLSKIYNVAKLGDMAAEAETRVQVATVQAMVRRILQSDSPPGVDEFDCIIIDEAHRGYTLDQEMTEGELVMRDQNQYLSSYRRVLDYFDAVKVALTATPAKHTTEIFGKPVYTYSYREAVADDWLIDHEPPIRYETLLSKNGISFAKGETVTAINTSTGEIELSELEDELSFGVDAFNKSVISEPFNKVICDELAKELDPFGDEKTLIFCATDMHAEMVKRLLGEAFKEQYGDSYNEAAVEKITGQSDKVSQLIRLYKNEKYPSIAITVDLLTTGIDVPTISHLVFLRRVRSRILYEQMIGRATRRCDEIGKTVFKIYDPVDIYAALQDVSTMKPLVKDPNVTMEQLIGELIDPASIDAPGSAPDRTHAHEVLDALSQGLMRVLRKATHAAEKRPALHERLAQLEQVWGVQPSKLHEYLHSLGPAGAADFVREHMQLLEQLGEVKQLVGTGHMPIISEHADELVLREQSYGEYGRPEDYLDSFNHFIHEQINQSAALSVVVNRPKDLTRAELKEVRMLLDQHGFTEARIKSAWRQQTNQEIAASIVGFIRRAALGEALISFDQRVAQAMESIYKLTNWTPVQRTWLGRLAKQLAHEVVVDQQFVNSTFANDGGAKQLDKMLGGKLDTVLQGLAEALWPQVA, encoded by the coding sequence GTGAGCCAGACCGGGAATTTCAGCTTTCTAGCCGAGCATTCGCCCCTCCTCGCGCAGCTCGGCGCTGCCGCTGAGCAGACGTTCGCCAGCGACCCGAATACAACCCTCATCAAGCTCCGTCAGTTCGGCGAGGCGATGGCCCAGGACCTGGCCGCACGCTTTGGCGTCGAGTTCGACCAGACAACGAAGCAGTCGGACCTCCTTTTTCAGCTTGATCGAGAGGCGGGTCTCGACAAAACGATCCGTGGGCTATTCCACACGCTCCGCGTCGAGGGCAACAAGGCTACACACGAGTTTAGGACCCAGCATAAGGAGGCGATGGACGGCCTGAAGGTCGCTCGCGCGCTCGCAATTTGGTTCGAAACGTCATTCGGGAAGCAGGGTAGCGCTTTCAAACCGGGCGCATTTGTGCCACCTGAAGACCCCAGCAAGCATCTGCGCGACCTTCAGATCGACATCGACCAGCTCAAGGCACAACTGAAGAGCGCGTCGCAATCCCTCGAAAGCAGTCAGCATCTCGCAGATCTCGTTGCGCAAGAGAAGGAGACGTACGAGACGCTCGCGCTGCAGATGGACGTTGAAGCGAAAACGTACAAGGAGCTTGCGTCGGAGCAGGAAGCGGCGCTGAGGAAAGCACAACAAGCTTTCGACGCCCAATTGAAGGCACTGCAGGACCAACTTGATGCGAAGCAGGTCACTCAGGCGAGGATCAGCACACAGAAAGCTACACTGCAACTTGTGCTCTCCGAAGACTTGACACGCATTCTCATCGACAAGCAGTTGATGGAAGCAGGATGGGACACGGATTCCGTGGAGCTAAAGTATTCAAAGGGCGTGCGCCCGGAGCCGGGAAAAAACAAAGCCATCGCGGAATGGCCGACCCACGAAGGTCCGGCCGACTACATGTTATTCGCAGGCATGATGCCCATTGCCATCGTAGAGGCGAAGAGGCAAAGCAAGGTGGTGGCAGATACTATCCAGCAGGCGGAGCGATACTCGCGTGGTTTGAAGCTCACGCCAGAGCTAGTCGCACCGTGGCAAGTGGCAGGGCAGGCGGGGCCGTGGCCCGATGGTCAAAAGGGCTCCTTCAAAGTCCCGTTCGTGTATTCGTGCAACAGTCGCCCTTACATCAAGCAACTAGCAGAGCAGAGCGGCACGTGGTTCCGTGACGTTAGAGCACCCTCGAATCTATCCAGTCCTCTCGCAGGTTTCCATCAGCCGGACGGTCTAATTGATCGGCTGAAGCGAAGCAAAGAAGACGCCGAAGCGAAGCTCGCGTTAGAAGGTTTCGACTATCTTCGGCTGCGCGATTACCAAGTCAAGGCAATTCAGGCCGTCGAGGAGGCGCTATCTGACGGGCAGCCCGCGGCGCTCGTTGCGATGGCTACTGGCACGGGCAAGACGCGCACCATCATTGGCCTTATGTACCGCCTATTGAAGGCAGAGCGCTTCCGGCGCATCCTCTTTCTCGTCGACCGCACAGCCTTGGGGCAGCAGGCGACTGACACCTTTGACGAAGCATTGCTCGAACAGAATCAGCCGCTCTCGAAAATTTATAACGTCGCGAAGCTCGGCGATATGGCAGCAGAGGCAGAAACCCGTGTTCAAGTTGCCACGGTTCAGGCGATGGTTCGGCGCATCCTCCAATCTGATTCTCCACCAGGTGTTGACGAATTCGATTGCATCATCATTGATGAGGCGCACAGAGGCTATACGCTCGATCAGGAGATGACGGAAGGTGAGCTTGTGATGCGCGATCAAAATCAATACCTGTCCAGCTATCGTCGCGTGCTCGACTATTTTGATGCGGTGAAGGTTGCGCTAACTGCGACGCCCGCGAAGCACACCACTGAGATATTCGGAAAGCCCGTCTACACGTATTCGTATCGCGAGGCCGTTGCGGACGACTGGCTGATCGACCATGAACCTCCAATTCGATACGAGACGCTTCTTTCAAAGAACGGTATTAGCTTCGCGAAGGGCGAGACGGTCACAGCAATCAATACCTCAACGGGTGAGATAGAGTTGTCGGAGTTGGAGGATGAGTTGAGCTTTGGCGTTGATGCATTCAATAAGAGTGTCATTAGTGAGCCGTTCAACAAGGTCATCTGCGACGAGTTGGCGAAGGAGTTGGACCCGTTCGGAGACGAGAAAACACTCATCTTCTGCGCTACCGATATGCACGCAGAGATGGTGAAGCGCTTACTTGGCGAGGCCTTCAAAGAGCAATATGGCGACTCGTACAACGAGGCAGCAGTCGAGAAGATAACCGGCCAGTCAGATAAGGTTAGCCAGCTCATTCGACTATATAAAAACGAGAAGTATCCTAGCATTGCCATCACGGTTGATCTGCTGACTACGGGCATCGACGTGCCAACAATCTCCCATCTCGTGTTCCTGCGCCGAGTGCGTTCCCGAATCCTCTATGAGCAGATGATCGGCCGTGCAACGCGCCGATGTGATGAAATCGGCAAGACCGTTTTCAAGATTTATGACCCGGTAGACATTTACGCTGCGCTTCAGGATGTATCAACGATGAAGCCGCTAGTTAAGGATCCGAACGTCACGATGGAGCAACTGATCGGGGAGCTTATCGACCCCGCCAGCATCGACGCGCCGGGCAGTGCGCCGGATCGCACGCACGCTCACGAGGTACTCGATGCGCTGAGCCAAGGCTTGATGCGTGTGCTTCGAAAGGCAACGCATGCAGCGGAGAAGAGGCCTGCCTTGCACGAGCGACTCGCACAGCTTGAGCAAGTCTGGGGCGTACAGCCAAGCAAGCTTCACGAGTATTTGCATTCGTTGGGACCGGCTGGTGCAGCGGACTTTGTGCGTGAGCACATGCAGCTTTTGGAGCAGCTTGGGGAGGTGAAGCAACTTGTGGGCACTGGGCACATGCCGATCATCTCCGAGCACGCTGACGAGCTCGTGCTGCGCGAGCAAAGCTATGGCGAATACGGACGCCCGGAAGACTACCTCGATAGTTTCAATCACTTCATCCACGAGCAAATCAATCAGTCGGCTGCCTTATCGGTTGTCGTGAATCGCCCAAAGGACCTGACACGTGCAGAGCTGAAAGAGGTTCGCATGTTGCTCGACCAGCACGGCTTTACCGAGGCACGAATCAAGAGCGCATGGCGACAGCAAACAAATCAAGAGATTGCCGCCAGCATCGTTGGCTTCATCCGACGGGCCGCGCTGGGCGAGGCTCTTATATCGTTCGATCAGCGCGTAGCTCAAGCGATGGAAAGCATCTACAAGCTTACAAATTGGACGCCCGTGCAGCGCACATGGCTCGGTCGACTAGCGAAGCAGCTCGCGCACGAAGTCGTTGTCGATCAGCAATTCGTAAACAGCACGTTCGCGAACGACGGTGGTGCGAAACAGCTCGATAAGATGCTCGGCGGCAAGCTGGATACTGTGCTGCAAGGCCTAGCGGAAGCGTTGTGGCCGCAGGTGGCATAA